The sequence TAAACTAAAACTAATATTGTACACTAACATCATGTATTTAGAAATATCAAACCTATCAACAGACCACCCCATACTATTACGGAAATAAGTAAAGAATTCGTAAGAACTTTTACCCTCTTTCTCTATTTCCCGCATTTTATCAAACGCTTTGAGACTTGTAGTGACGAGAGCCTAAATGATGTATTTAAAGCCCTTTATACCTTCTCCTCCTCTACAAAATTTGAATTGGGTAGGAAATCAAATATTCTAGTCATACACAAGGTATACACACACAAAATCACAGCCACTCATCATCATTAAGCCGCGTATTTCAACGGAAGCGAGCTATTTTTTTCAACCGTTTCCTTGCGGCAAAAAACATGGTCAAAAACTACCAAACCATCATCAACTTTATACCATCAATTCCTTGTTCAAATGAACTCCTAAACAGAAACCCAATTTAGTCTAACCCCAATGTAAATCCCCACACAACAACCCAATTTAGTCCGACAAAAACCCCAGTAAATCCCCCTTGATTAACATCATACATTGAACCAATTTTAATATGTAATTGGATTTGAGGCATTACTCCAATCGGGTTTTTGGTTTCTAAAAACAACAATATACAAAGAGAATAAAACTCAACAATACAAATAATTGAGGATTGAAAAACATTAGCTTACCACTGCCCGTGTGATTAAGACTTTGAAACGAAGTAAGAACTCATTTCCTCCACACTAGAAATGTTTTCTTCAGTGGATACATCAACTCACAATTAATAAACTTTACTAAAATCTGCTACTTGCACCATGCAAATTCCAATTTAAATTCTGGAAACGGTAGCAATCACACGGTATCCATTTTTCTGCTATCCCCGTCTATAAAAAGATCACCATAGCTAGATTAAATTAAGGTTTCTCCACCAATTGCTAACGATAATCAATTGGATTCCTGTGGAGATTGGTGCTGCTCTGCAAAATACCTAGGGTAAACAGGCTTCTGTTAGAGAGAAGAGAAATGTTAAATTTCCCATCATAACTAGATTCGGGTCATATAAACTATCCATATTACAATCCGGTTTAAAGTAACTATGGTTCGTTCTTGTTAACTAGGGTTGTAGGGTAAGTTGGGAAGAAAACAAACGAAACTTTAAAAAGTGAGACGGACAACCGATTATGTCCGTGTATGGAGAAAAACTTAAACCTTGTCTTTCAGCCAGGCAAACTCGAAAGCTTTGGATTTCTTTGACGATGGCCCGTTGTGAGACTCATTTTGCTTTGCCCAGTGCCCACAAAAGCCAATGTACCCCTACCTACAGTTATAACCATTTGTCTCCAGAAACGTTGCTACGCATTTGGTACCCTCCATTGTACCCGTACCACTATTCAACTAGTTGTGAAAACCCACATCCATCGTAGTTTACCTCTCTCTCATAAAACTACAATCAATTAGGTCGTCGATTCTGTATTTTATGACTGGGGTCTTTCAGGAATCAGGATCGAAAGTATGTCCCACCTCACGCTTCCTCTGCTGCAAAAATAAATACTCTTTTGACTAACGTACACATTTCTTTTTCAAAAATCAAATTCATATAGTATAACTAACGTCCGTCAACACTTTGAATTTGAGAAACGGAAATTACTAAATCAAACTCAAATGTATTTAAAAGTCATATCATTATCTACtaatatatgcttcaaaaaaagaaaatgtcTACTAATACGGTTTAAAATATCGTTATCCGTTGATCGATTGGACTAATAATGTATTAATACGGATTTAAAAGCAACATGTAAATGTGATATTCCGAATACACATAAAGCGACAAAAGCCCGCGCTCATCTTTTTTCCACCATTGTCGCTTCACTCACTGTCTGGGAGTATTCTCTTAAAACGTACACAagtggagagagagagagagtgaggCGCCTCGGATACTGAGCAGGTAAAAAAAGACTAGACTAGACAAAGAAAGAAATGGAGTTGAGTAGTTTCATTTCAAAACCCTAGGGTTTGTTGTTTTCAACTCAACCTCCTCATTTTTTTAGCACTACTCATCATTCTCTAAAGTAACACCAACAAACCCTTTGGAGATATCAAAATGTAAATCTTTTactctttgattttttgttttcaagAACTTTGTTTTTGAGTTCTAAATGAAATGTGAACCTGAAATTGGGTTAAAATGTCATAAGAGCCACTGTATTAATGGTTCTCAGTTGAAGGTTTTTGGGAAaataagtttttttcttttcttttggggaAGGTGTTTTCTACAGGatgataatgtttatcttttatcttttttttttttttttttttgaacaaattgTAAGCTTAGAACTTTGAGATTTTCAGTATTTTAATGGAGTTTCTGAtgatacttgtttttttttttggctgttAGTGAGAGTTTTCTTGTTTTAGTTGTATCTATTATTATTTTACTGATTCTTAGTTTTTCTATTTCAGATTGGTGGAGAGCTTTctccttgtgttgttgaactgGTAATATGAAGTTGAAAGTTTTTTGTAACTCGATTTGTTATCAGTACATTTTGATGAAAATATGAAATCATTTGGAAAATGAAGTCTCTATTGGTTTTCTGGGATAACTAGATTGATTAGTACTTGAATCGATCAGTGTAGGTCTCTATTATGAAATTTAAGGTTCAGTATTTTAGATAGCAGATATCTTTCTTTCTAATCAAAAATAAATGGAGATATCAGATGATGTTCTTTCCTAATATTGTTGATATGTTTGCAACATTTACGAGAATACCCTTTTTTTAGGAAGCAGATTTTTATTGTCCCATTTaactctttttttattatttgatttttttcatttttttatcgtCTCTTGTTTGATTTCAAGTGGCTGTGTTGGAAGTTCTATTGATTTCAAGATAGATAGTGCAGTAAAGATTTCTattcttcaatcttttttttctatttttttttttttttttatttttttagaaggcataagcaaaaacaatttgcttTGTGAAAGTTATTGTCGttgtctttttattttcatccttttattctattcttttttttttgtacaaaatttgaatttcaatcgTTAAATCTGTTGTCGGAATTTATTTTGTTCAACTAGATACCTCTGTCAGCATTGTCTAAGCTTGTGATTCTTCTGAACCATTGCAGGAATTGAAGGTCAAAGACCCTTAAAAAGACATACACAGCATTTGCTTTTACCACCTAGGAAGGTAAAATATGCAGACACCCAAAGCAAGGTAACATCAAGATCTTCTTCTTGCTAACTTTTGCATTTTTTTTACTTCTGCGTCTGGCTTTCAGTATATGTGGTATCTGTATGTTCTAATTTAATGCTTACATTCTGTATTTATTGAAGTTGGTGAAGATTCCAAGTTTAAATGAATGGTTTACTGCCCTTGTCTGTGTAATGTTAGATTTTTTCCGCAGTACCTATGTGGTGGGGTCTTCGATCCTTGGTTACCTGACTGACCTACTTCGGGCCATTTCTGTTAACTTTGCCAGAAATTGTTATATGTAATTTTGTTTTCGTTCTGATTGTTTaactcttttcttttttatacACTTTATAGTATGTATATCTTTTCTTATCAGTGACGTATCTGATATTTTTGCTGGAAAAAAATTGGGTAGAATTTTAGTTCTAAAGTTAACTCATTCTTTTTTTCAAATACTCTGGTGGCACAGAGAGGTCTGGAAGGACCAGGGAATTTGCAAACTATTTTGTTAGTTCAAGACTATTTTCAGGATTGTTGAATATACAGGATTCAAATAACTGTAAATTACGTTTTCTACTCTTCCACACAAGATTAAGGTTGCCTTTAGCTTTTGCTTTCATGTGACCCATCTAAAACTCCTATACATGGTAGTTGAAGTGTTAAGCCATGCTTGGGTTGGTACAAGACTACCGCGATTGTGCAATTTGTTCTGTTGGATTTCAACTGATGTATAGTCATGAAGTGTAGCTGATAATCACTTCTCGAATCTCTACCTATATACACTTATGATAAGCTTATTTTAAATCTGGGTGCTAATTCACTTATTTTGAGAGCAGAAGTGGATCATCAGAAGTTCCTCAGAGACCATCACCTGTGACACCTCGAACTGCacgccaactgaaagtaactggTTCCGAATCTGATTCCGCCTCTCCACATCCCACAATCAGGACTCCAAACAGAAGTCCTAAAGTCATGGATCGTAGATCACCTAGAAGCCCAGTGACCGAGGTATATGGCTAAACCCCGACTTTACTCGTCTCAGAGCAAATTTACTTAGATATCAAGCATCCATCTCATAATGGTCTTATTTCTGGATTTTTTTCTCCTTTCCCGTTATTATATACTTCGTCTTTTTTTTCCAACTGCTCTACATTTAATGCTCTATTTCAATTTAAAGTTTCAAAGTTACATACTTACATAACAGTCATCCATCTCGCATCAGTGTTGTtctgagaggattttcatgataaCACGACCATGTTTTCTCTTCCAAGCTCCAGAAAAAGCGCCCTAGCAAAATTTCTGAATTGGAGTCACAGCTTGCCAAACTCCAAGAGGACTTGAAAGCGGCGAAAGATCAATTGGGTTCCTCGGAGTCTTGCAAGAATCTTGCTCGGCAAGAAGCTGAAGAAGCCAAGAAGCAGCTCTTGGCATTGAATGGTAAGCTTGAAGAATCACAGCGGCAGCTTCTTGAGAAATCTGTTTCATTGGAAACTCGCCTCGAACAGCTCCAGAAGGTGTCTGAAGAACATGACCAGACCTTGCAGTCAGAGCTTGAGGATGTACAAAAGCAGCATTCCATGGATTCAGCTACTTTAGCCTCTGCTTTGAATGAAGTCGAAAGGTTCAAAGTCCAGCTTGATATGACAATTGAGTCTGAAGCTACGGAGACCAAGTATGTAGAAATAACCAACGCCGAGATACTGAGTTTGAAATCTGAGCTGGCGGAAACACTTGAGCTTGTAGAGAATTTAAATATTCAGCTCAGAGACTGCAAAGAATCAGAAGCTAAAGCCCAAGAATTGGTTGATGAAACTCTGGTGCAGTTTCAGACAGTGAAGGAAACTGCAGAGATACTCCGGTCTGAGGGTTTAGAGAAAATGGAGGCTTACAATTCTTTATCTTCAGAGTTGGGCAAGTCAAAGGTGAAAATAGAATTACTTGAAGAATTAGTTAGCAAGCTTCAGCTTGACCTGGCTAATGCAAGCCAGAAGAATCATTCTGGTGATAATGAAAACAATTGGGCGATTCCAGATGGAAAGATAGGAGAGGCAGATCAACTTGAAAAGGAACTCAAGTCTAAGAAGCTGCAGGTGGAACAGTTAACGTCTACAATAGAAGCAAATGAGTTGAAGTACCATGAAGAGCAGATTCTGAGCACAACAGAAATAAATAATGCATATAAACTGGTTGATCGTATCAAATCTGAAGCGAGCCTTAGAGAAGATGAATTGGATGCTGAGATTAAGAAAGCCAGAGCAAGTATTGGGGAGTTGAAAGCTGCCCTGATGGACAAGGAAACGGCATTGCAGAGTATTTTGGAGGAAAATGAGCTTCTGA comes from Papaver somniferum cultivar HN1 chromosome 7, ASM357369v1, whole genome shotgun sequence and encodes:
- the LOC113298553 gene encoding interactor of constitutive active ROPs 3-like isoform X2 — its product is MQTPKARSGSSEVPQRPSPVTPRTARQLKVTGSESDSASPHPTIRTPNRSPKVMDRRSPRSPVTEKKRPSKISELESQLAKLQEDLKAAKDQLGSSESCKNLARQEAEEAKKQLLALNGKLEESQRQLLEKSVSLETRLEQLQKVSEEHDQTLQSELEDVQKQHSMDSATLASALNEVERFKVQLDMTIESEATETKYVEITNAEILSLKSELAETLELVENLNIQLRDCKESEAKAQELVDETLVQFQTVKETAEILRSEGLEKMEAYNSLSSELGKSKVKIELLEELVSKLQLDLANASQKNHSGDNENNWAIPDGKIGEADQLEKELKSKKLQVEQLTSTIEANELKYHEEQILSTTEINNAYKLVDRIKSEASLREDELDAEIKKARASIGELKAALMDKETALQSILEENELLNMKIVKNQSSDIQSELELELKKSKEDFSDLKACLMGKETELQSILEENKSLKSEVKKKELENGKGNEETIAKAEAARAAELEAMKKLGYVKQEADESSRRAARVAEQLDAAQASNAELEAEMRRLKVQSDQWRKAAEAAAAVLSTGNNGRFMERSGSMDSNYHPVTGKLSSPYSDLDDDSPKKKNTNVLKKIGILWKKQI
- the LOC113298553 gene encoding interactor of constitutive active ROPs 2, chloroplastic-like isoform X1; the encoded protein is MQTPKARSGSSEVPQRPSPVTPRTARQLKVTGSESDSASPHPTIRTPNRSPKVMDRRSPRSPVTELQKKRPSKISELESQLAKLQEDLKAAKDQLGSSESCKNLARQEAEEAKKQLLALNGKLEESQRQLLEKSVSLETRLEQLQKVSEEHDQTLQSELEDVQKQHSMDSATLASALNEVERFKVQLDMTIESEATETKYVEITNAEILSLKSELAETLELVENLNIQLRDCKESEAKAQELVDETLVQFQTVKETAEILRSEGLEKMEAYNSLSSELGKSKVKIELLEELVSKLQLDLANASQKNHSGDNENNWAIPDGKIGEADQLEKELKSKKLQVEQLTSTIEANELKYHEEQILSTTEINNAYKLVDRIKSEASLREDELDAEIKKARASIGELKAALMDKETALQSILEENELLNMKIVKNQSSDIQSELELELKKSKEDFSDLKACLMGKETELQSILEENKSLKSEVKKKELENGKGNEETIAKAEAARAAELEAMKKLGYVKQEADESSRRAARVAEQLDAAQASNAELEAEMRRLKVQSDQWRKAAEAAAAVLSTGNNGRFMERSGSMDSNYHPVTGKLSSPYSDLDDDSPKKKNTNVLKKIGILWKKQI